The genomic interval AGGGTGGTGACGCGGCTGTCCATCGACGTACTCCGAACCCGGAAGGCGCGCCGCGAGAGCTACACCGGCGAGTGGCTGCCCGAGCCGGTGCCATCGGATGCCCTGGAGCTCGAGGACATCTCGATGGCGCTGCTGCATCTGATGGAGCGGCTCACTCCGCCGCAGCGCGCTGTCTACGTGCTCCGCACCGCCTTCACTCTCCCGTACGACGAGATCGCCGAGATCCTCGACCGTACGCCGGAAGACTGCCGCCAGCTCCACCGCCGGGCCTTGCACGAACTGGCGGACGATCGGCCCCGCTTCCAGCCCTCGGCCGCCGAGCAACGCCGCCTTCTGCTGGACTTCGTCGCTGCCGCCCGCGACGGCGACCTCCAGCGCCTGGAGCATCTGCTCAAGGACTCGGTCACGTCGTGGACCGATGGCGGTGGCCTCCGCCGGGCTGCCCGCAAACCGGTGGTCGGACGCGAGAAGGTCGCCAACTTCTTCACCCACATCTACGCCCACGCCGATCTCACCATCACACCGGTCGACCTGGCCACCGGTCCCGCCCTGAAAATAGTTGTCCGCGGCAACCACCACGTCCTCACCGTGGACACCGACGGCACCCGGATCACGACGATCCGGGTCCTCGCCAACCCGGAGAAGCTCGGCGTACTAGCGGTAGAGCGGGAGGGCGCCCGTGAGGGAGTCGACGGTGGGCCGGGGGCCGTAGAGGGCCAGGCCTAGGTAGTCGATGTCTTCGGGCTTGGTGCCGCTCAGCCTGGTGGACATCTGGTCGTACGTGCGGGCCTGCTGGGCGACCTGGGTCATGTCGTGGATGGTGATGTCGGACCGCGTTGCCGCCTCGGCCCGGAGCGAGCGGAGGTGGTCGGCGGGAGCCCGGAGTACCGGGATCGGGTGGGCGCACATGCCGGTGTGGGGTGTGCCGGAGGCGTCGGCAGTGTCTGGGCCGACGGTGTCGTCGTGGTGGCGGCCGAGGCCTACGCCTAGGAGCGCGGCGGTGTTGAGGGCTACGCCGACCGGCGCTTCGGTCGCGATGATCACGACCATCTTGTTCGTCAGCACGCTCGCGAAGGTAGCCCAACGCGCGGATGATGCGCGCTGACTCCGAACATCGTTCGGCGGATCTGCGAAAATGGGCGGCATGGACGAACTTGATACGGCGCTGCTGCGGATGCTGCAGAACGATGCCCGCCGGACGAACCGCGACATGGCGGCCGAGCTCAAGATCGCCCCGTCGACCTGCCTGGAGCGGATCCGCGGGCTGCGCGATCGCGGGGTGATCAGCGGGTACCACGCGGCTGTCGACCTGAAGGCGATCGACCGCTCGACCCAGGCGATCATCTCGATCAAGCTCCGGCCGCAGGCGATGGCGGTGGCGACGGCGTTCCAGGCGTACGTGATGGACCTGCCGCAGACGTTGGACATGTTCATGGTGTCGGGCGGGTCGGACTTCCTCGCCCACGTCGCAGTCAAGGACACCGAAGCCCTCCGCGACCTGGTCCTCGCCCTGGCCAAACGCCAGGAAATCGCCGACATCCGCAGCTCGGTCGTCTTCGAACACCACCGGCGAACGACGGTCATGCCGCTGCCAGAGTCCTGAACCCGCCCGCCCGGCGCCGTAAACCGTGCCCTCGCACACCATCCGGGGGCTGTGAACAAGCAATAACCTGTTCAAGCCCCCCACAGCATGTCCAAACCCCCGATCCCCGGCGCCGCGGTTGGGGACTTCGTAGGGTGGGACGTATGCGACTCAATTACGTGGAGACCGGTCCGGCCGACGCGCCTGTGGTGCTGCTCGGGTCGTCGCTCGGTGCCAACCAGGCGATGTGGGCGCCGCAGGTCGAGGTGCTGGCGCAGCGGTTCCGGGTGGTGGCGTTCGATCATCGCGGCCACGGGAAGTCCGACACACCGGACGGGCCCTACACGATCGACGACCTGGGTCGCGACGTCGTGGAGTTGCTGGACACGCTCGAGATCGAGCAGGCGTCGTACGTCGGGATCTCGCTGGGCGGATCCGTAGGCCTCTGGCTGGCGCAGAACGCACCCGGCCGATTCCACCGTTTCGCCGTGATCTGCCCGCCGACCAACCCGGCGGACAACGCGCAGATGTGGACGGACCGCGCCGCGCAGGTCCGCGCCGAAGGCACCCAGGCGATCGCCGACGCGACCCTCGGCCGATGGTTCCTTCCCGGGTTCACCGGCATCGAGCCGGTCCGTCAGATGCTGCTCGACTGCTCCGACGAGGGGTACGCGGCCTGCTGCGAAGCGCTCGGCTCGACCAATCTCCTCCCAGGCCTGTCGACCATCACCGCCCCGGTCCTCGTCATCACGGCCGACTCCGACACCTCGATCCCGCCGGAAACCGTCGTACCCGCGGCCGGCCAGATCCCCGGCGCCCACCTCGAAATCATCGAGAACGCCGCCCACCTCGTCACCTATTCGCACCCCCACCTCATCAACCCCCTACTCCTCGCCCACCTCGGCTGAATGCGGCGTACGGGCGTCGCGGCGTTAACCTGGTAGGCGCTCTGCTCGCTGACTGGAAGTGGCTATGACTGTCGAATCGCTGTTCCCGCGCCTGGAGGCGTTGCTGCCGAGTGTGCAGAAGCCGATCCA from Kribbella sp. NBC_00709 carries:
- a CDS encoding sigma-70 family RNA polymerase sigma factor; translation: MDPSERRDPETAGTGRLILHEFESARGMLAGLAYRLLGSWHDAEDVLQDAYVRWSAADRTDVAEPRRYLTRVVTRLSIDVLRTRKARRESYTGEWLPEPVPSDALELEDISMALLHLMERLTPPQRAVYVLRTAFTLPYDEIAEILDRTPEDCRQLHRRALHELADDRPRFQPSAAEQRRLLLDFVAAARDGDLQRLEHLLKDSVTSWTDGGGLRRAARKPVVGREKVANFFTHIYAHADLTITPVDLATGPALKIVVRGNHHVLTVDTDGTRITTIRVLANPEKLGVLAVEREGAREGVDGGPGAVEGQA
- a CDS encoding DUF2000 domain-containing protein; protein product: MLTNKMVVIIATEAPVGVALNTAALLGVGLGRHHDDTVGPDTADASGTPHTGMCAHPIPVLRAPADHLRSLRAEAATRSDITIHDMTQVAQQARTYDQMSTRLSGTKPEDIDYLGLALYGPRPTVDSLTGALPLYR
- a CDS encoding Lrp/AsnC family transcriptional regulator, whose product is MDELDTALLRMLQNDARRTNRDMAAELKIAPSTCLERIRGLRDRGVISGYHAAVDLKAIDRSTQAIISIKLRPQAMAVATAFQAYVMDLPQTLDMFMVSGGSDFLAHVAVKDTEALRDLVLALAKRQEIADIRSSVVFEHHRRTTVMPLPES
- a CDS encoding alpha/beta fold hydrolase, whose protein sequence is MRLNYVETGPADAPVVLLGSSLGANQAMWAPQVEVLAQRFRVVAFDHRGHGKSDTPDGPYTIDDLGRDVVELLDTLEIEQASYVGISLGGSVGLWLAQNAPGRFHRFAVICPPTNPADNAQMWTDRAAQVRAEGTQAIADATLGRWFLPGFTGIEPVRQMLLDCSDEGYAACCEALGSTNLLPGLSTITAPVLVITADSDTSIPPETVVPAAGQIPGAHLEIIENAAHLVTYSHPHLINPLLLAHLG